A window of the Bacteroides thetaiotaomicron VPI-5482 genome harbors these coding sequences:
- a CDS encoding head GIN domain-containing protein: MKRNTLTAWLLGIILIFSATSCFNGPIVKGSKNYITKKENLEHFNDISMSGSANIIYQQDSSSRIEIYGSDNIVELLETKVNGKTLNIKFKKNVNIIDKGKLEIKVFSPDLNGLTLNGSGGILFANGIHTEGDLKVTINGSGNLGGSTFDTGHLAISIHGSGDVRLKQIDSKTCSASISGSGNITLDGMTGAAKYNISGSGNIKAADLEATDVYAGISGSGNISCFVNGKLGGHVSGSGNVAYKGNPQAIDFPHKKLRKLD, encoded by the coding sequence ATGAAAAGAAACACATTGACTGCATGGCTGCTCGGAATAATTCTGATATTCTCCGCCACCTCCTGTTTTAATGGCCCTATTGTGAAAGGCAGTAAAAACTACATCACCAAAAAAGAGAATCTGGAACATTTCAATGACATCAGCATGTCCGGAAGTGCCAACATCATCTACCAGCAAGACTCCTCCTCCCGCATCGAGATTTACGGTTCGGACAATATCGTAGAACTCCTGGAAACAAAAGTAAACGGAAAAACATTGAATATAAAATTTAAAAAGAATGTCAATATCATCGACAAGGGCAAACTAGAGATCAAAGTTTTCTCACCGGACCTGAACGGACTGACACTCAACGGATCGGGTGGCATTCTCTTTGCGAACGGCATTCACACCGAGGGAGATCTTAAAGTAACGATTAACGGTTCGGGCAATTTAGGAGGAAGCACATTCGATACCGGACATCTGGCCATCTCAATTCATGGTTCGGGTGATGTCAGACTCAAACAAATCGACAGCAAAACCTGCTCTGCAAGCATTTCCGGATCGGGCAACATCACCCTTGACGGCATGACAGGCGCAGCAAAGTACAACATATCAGGTTCCGGCAATATCAAAGCTGCCGACCTGGAAGCTACGGACGTATATGCAGGTATCTCGGGTTCGGGTAACATCAGCTGCTTCGTCAACGGCAAACTAGGCGGGCACGTCAGCGGAAGCGGCAACGTCGCTTACAAAGGAAATCCTCAGGCTATTGATTTCCCTCACAAGAAGCTCCGCAAACTAGACTAA
- a CDS encoding SprT family zinc-dependent metalloprotease, which translates to MDTVIEDDELGSLIVRVNPRARSLVFRTKSDAVYVSVPPGTTTKEVKRAIENLRSKLLLSRQKVARPLIDLDYKIDAEHFKLSLILGEKEQFLANSRLGVMQIVCPPQADFTDENLQNWLRKVIEESLRRNAKSILPPRLEHLSAQCGLSYASVKINSSQGRWGSCSARKNINLSYYLVLLPSHLIDYVLLHELCHTREMNHGERFWDLLNRFTDGKALALRKELKKYRTEI; encoded by the coding sequence ATGGATACAGTGATAGAAGATGATGAATTGGGAAGTTTGATAGTACGTGTCAATCCACGTGCCCGCAGTTTGGTGTTCCGTACCAAAAGCGATGCGGTCTACGTTTCTGTACCTCCCGGCACCACGACGAAAGAGGTGAAGCGTGCTATTGAGAATCTTCGTAGTAAGTTGCTGCTTTCCCGTCAGAAGGTTGCCCGTCCGTTGATTGACTTGGACTATAAGATTGATGCCGAGCATTTCAAACTATCTCTCATCTTAGGTGAAAAGGAGCAGTTTTTGGCTAATTCGCGATTGGGTGTCATGCAGATCGTTTGTCCGCCTCAAGCGGATTTTACTGATGAAAATTTACAGAACTGGTTGCGTAAAGTGATTGAAGAATCTTTGAGGCGGAATGCGAAAAGTATTCTTCCTCCTCGTTTGGAGCATCTTTCGGCGCAATGTGGATTGTCTTATGCCAGCGTGAAGATAAACTCCAGCCAGGGACGCTGGGGGAGTTGCTCGGCGAGAAAAAATATAAATCTGTCCTATTATCTTGTCCTGTTGCCCTCCCACCTGATCGACTATGTGCTTCTGCACGAGTTGTGCCATACTCGTGAGATGAATCACGGTGAGCGTTTCTGGGACTTGCTGAACCGGTTCACAGATGGCAAGGCCCTTGCTTTGCGTAAAGAATTGAAGAAGTATCGCACAGAGATATAA
- a CDS encoding toll/interleukin-1 receptor domain-containing protein, with protein sequence MDHEVFISYSSANIQTAQAICHALESNRIKCWMAPRDIRPGAEYGDIIEEAIVTCKVFLIVFSETSQISRWVRSELNIGFSSNKPIIPFRIDPTDLKGSMKLMLNDKHWLNAYPNPEEKFSELAAVILDLLQHPAVDTISPPGFQPASNVASADGSNAGAQGLFGKLLNQLFVKRRVKVTSDHAAEIFLNGERKGKLDAYETGNYSVSEDFYQLEVYSCEYGKKVKCEYSGSFSNSSTVIISVDMATAEKQYLMKAKNITSGQINDLGIIFLDEGKFEDAQECFLKAASMGEAAAAYNLGMMYHFGKGVEIDYDVAREYYEEAVKSDYPLALNNLGSIYYNGHGVRKDIAKSFPYFCRAAERGVESAQFTVATMLFYGQGVAVDKAKAKKWFQKAAAQGCKDSQNYLNSWVDD encoded by the coding sequence ATGGATCATGAAGTGTTTATTAGCTATTCAAGTGCCAATATACAGACGGCACAGGCAATATGTCATGCATTAGAAAGTAACAGGATCAAGTGTTGGATGGCTCCGCGTGACATAAGACCCGGAGCGGAGTATGGTGATATTATTGAAGAAGCTATTGTGACCTGTAAAGTGTTCCTGATTGTCTTTTCTGAAACGTCTCAAATATCCCGCTGGGTGCGTAGTGAACTGAATATTGGCTTTAGCAGCAATAAGCCTATTATACCTTTCCGCATAGATCCTACTGATCTGAAAGGGTCTATGAAACTGATGCTGAATGATAAACACTGGCTGAATGCTTATCCTAATCCGGAAGAGAAGTTTAGTGAGCTGGCTGCGGTCATACTTGATCTGTTGCAACATCCGGCTGTGGATACAATTTCACCTCCCGGCTTTCAACCGGCTTCGAATGTCGCTTCTGCAGACGGTAGTAATGCCGGTGCGCAGGGGTTATTCGGAAAACTGCTCAATCAGCTGTTCGTTAAGCGGAGAGTGAAAGTAACTTCTGATCATGCTGCCGAAATATTCCTGAATGGTGAGAGAAAAGGAAAACTGGATGCTTATGAAACTGGTAACTATTCTGTCAGTGAGGATTTCTATCAGCTGGAAGTTTATAGCTGTGAGTACGGGAAAAAAGTGAAATGTGAATATAGCGGATCTTTTTCCAATTCTTCGACAGTTATTATTTCTGTGGATATGGCTACGGCTGAAAAGCAATATCTGATGAAAGCTAAAAATATAACTTCCGGGCAGATCAATGATTTGGGAATTATCTTCCTGGATGAAGGAAAATTTGAAGATGCCCAGGAGTGTTTCCTGAAAGCTGCAAGTATGGGAGAAGCTGCCGCTGCTTATAATTTAGGAATGATGTACCATTTTGGCAAAGGGGTGGAAATAGATTACGATGTCGCGCGTGAATATTATGAAGAGGCGGTAAAGAGTGACTATCCGTTGGCGCTGAATAATTTGGGCTCAATTTATTATAACGGACATGGAGTGAGAAAAGACATTGCGAAATCGTTCCCATATTTTTGTCGTGCGGCAGAGAGAGGGGTGGAATCCGCTCAGTTTACGGTTGCTACCATGTTGTTTTACGGTCAGGGAGTGGCAGTAGATAAAGCCAAGGCTAAAAAGTGGTTCCAAAAAGCCGCAGCTCAAGGCTGTAAGGATTCTCAAAACTATCTGAATTCCTGGGTTGATGATTAG
- the rimP gene encoding ribosome assembly cofactor RimP has protein sequence MIEKKTVCQIVEEWLEGKDYFLVEVTVSPDDKIVVEIDHAEGVWIEDCVELSRFIESKLNREEEDYELEVGSAGIGQPFKVLQQYYIHIGQEVEVVTRDGRKLAGILKDADEEKFTVGVQKKVKLEGSKRPKLIEEDETFTYEQIKYTKYLISFK, from the coding sequence ATGATAGAAAAGAAAACTGTTTGTCAGATTGTTGAAGAGTGGCTGGAAGGAAAAGACTACTTTCTGGTAGAGGTGACCGTGAGCCCGGATGACAAGATCGTGGTCGAAATAGACCACGCAGAAGGAGTTTGGATTGAAGACTGCGTAGAGCTTAGCCGCTTTATCGAGTCGAAACTGAACCGTGAAGAGGAAGATTATGAACTGGAAGTGGGCTCTGCCGGTATCGGACAACCCTTTAAAGTGCTGCAACAGTATTACATCCACATCGGACAAGAGGTGGAAGTAGTGACCAGAGACGGACGTAAACTGGCAGGTATCCTGAAAGATGCCGATGAAGAGAAGTTTACAGTAGGCGTACAGAAGAAGGTAAAACTCGAAGGTTCCAAGCGTCCGAAGTTGATCGAAGAGGACGAAACCTTCACTTATGAGCAAATAAAATATACTAAATACTTAATTAGCTTTAAATAG
- the nusA gene encoding transcription termination factor NusA, translated as MAKKEETISLIDTFSEFKELKNIDRTTMVSVLEESFRSVIAKMFGTDENYDVIVNPDKGDFEIWRNREVVADEDLTNPNMQISLTEAQKIDASYEEGEEVTDEVIFAKFGRRAILNLRQTLASKILELEKDSIYNKYIDKVGTIINAEVYQIWKKEMLLLDDEGNELLLPKTEQIPSDFYRKGETARAVVARVDNKNNNPKIILSRTSPVFLQRLFEMEVPEINDGLITIKKIARIPGERAKIAVESYDDRIDPVGACVGVKGSRIHGIVRELRNENIDVINYTSNISLFIQRALSPAKISSIRLNEEEKKAEVFLKPEEVSLAIGKGGLNIKLASMLTEYTIDVFRELDENVADEDIYLDEFRDEIDGWVIDAIKAIGIDTAKAVLNAPREMLIEKTDLEEETVDEVIRILKSEFEEEPAAEMEPETEAEPEAEPTQE; from the coding sequence ATGGCCAAAAAAGAAGAAACAATCAGCTTGATTGATACATTTTCGGAATTTAAGGAACTGAAGAATATCGATAGAACGACGATGGTTAGCGTACTTGAAGAGTCGTTCCGTAGCGTAATCGCGAAAATGTTTGGCACCGATGAGAATTACGACGTGATCGTGAACCCGGACAAGGGTGACTTCGAGATATGGCGTAACCGTGAAGTTGTGGCCGATGAAGATTTGACAAACCCCAATATGCAGATTTCGCTGACGGAAGCACAGAAAATCGATGCTTCATACGAAGAAGGCGAAGAAGTGACTGATGAGGTGATCTTTGCCAAGTTCGGACGTCGTGCTATCCTGAATCTCCGTCAGACACTGGCTTCAAAGATTCTGGAACTTGAAAAGGACAGTATTTATAATAAATATATTGATAAAGTAGGTACAATCATCAACGCGGAAGTATACCAGATCTGGAAAAAGGAAATGTTGCTTCTGGACGATGAAGGAAACGAACTGCTGTTGCCTAAGACTGAACAGATCCCGAGCGACTTTTATCGTAAAGGTGAAACAGCCCGTGCAGTGGTTGCCCGCGTAGACAACAAGAACAATAATCCGAAGATTATTTTGTCACGTACTTCTCCCGTTTTCCTGCAACGTCTGTTCGAAATGGAAGTGCCTGAAATCAATGATGGTTTGATTACCATTAAAAAGATTGCCCGTATCCCTGGCGAACGTGCCAAGATCGCAGTGGAATCTTATGATGACAGAATCGATCCCGTAGGCGCCTGCGTAGGTGTAAAGGGGAGTCGTATTCATGGGATTGTTCGTGAATTACGCAATGAAAATATCGACGTGATCAATTACACATCGAACATTTCATTGTTTATCCAGCGTGCCTTGAGCCCGGCTAAGATTTCTTCTATCCGTCTGAATGAGGAAGAGAAAAAGGCTGAGGTATTCCTTAAACCGGAAGAGGTATCGCTTGCTATTGGTAAAGGCGGTTTGAATATCAAACTGGCCAGTATGTTGACTGAGTACACTATCGACGTGTTCCGTGAATTGGATGAGAATGTGGCTGACGAGGATATCTATCTCGACGAGTTCAGAGATGAAATCGACGGATGGGTGATCGATGCAATCAAGGCTATCGGTATCGATACTGCGAAGGCTGTGTTGAATGCGCCTCGCGAGATGTTGATTGAAAAGACGGACCTGGAAGAAGAGACAGTGGACGAGGTAATACGTATTTTGAAATCGGAGTTTGAAGAAGAACCGGCAGCAGAGATGGAGCCTGAGACAGAGGCGGAACCTGAAGCTGAACCAACACAAGAGTAA
- the infB gene encoding translation initiation factor IF-2: MTIRLNKVTRDLNVGIATVVEFLQKKGYTVEANPNTKISEEQYAVLVKEFSTDKNLRLESERFIQERQNKERNKASVSIEGFEKQQEKPKSEDVIKTVVPEDARPKFKPVGKIDLDKFSGRRTDKVEKAPEKKVEPVVEQPVVEQPVAEKTVVEKPVVESEVKKEEPKVEKVEVIAPKPAPVEQPVVAPKPAVETKPVEVEKVVVEEVKKEEPKVVETAPVKAEERKVERTAEVTATVTTPTEENASKENEVFKIRQPELGAKINVIGQIDLAALNQSTRPKKKSKEEKRREREEKEKVRQDQKKLMKEAIIKEIRKEDSKQAKPGVKDNNADAARKKRNRINKEKVDVNNVATSNFAAPRPNTQTGKGGGNHPRPQGQGQGQGNNNNNNKKNNNKDRFKKPVIKQEVSEEDVAKQVKETLARLTTKGKNKTSKYRKEKREMASNRMQELEDQEMAESKVLKLTEFVTANELATMMDVSVNQVIATCMSIGMMVSINQRLDAETINLVAEEFGFKTEYVSAEVAQAIVEEEDAPEDLQPRAPIVTVMGHVDHGKTSLLDYIRKANVIAGEAGGITQHIGAYNVQLEDGRRITFLDTPGHEAFTAMRARGAKVTDIAIIIVAADDNVMPQTKEAINHAMAAGVPIVFAINKVDKPTANPDKIKEELAAMNYLVEEWGGKYQSQDISAKKGMGVEDLMEKVLLEAEMLDLKANPNRNATGSIIESSLDKGRGYVATVLVSNGTLKVGDIVLAGTSYGRVKAMFNERNQRVKEAGPAEPALILGLNGAPAAGDTFHVVESDQEAREITNKREQLAREQGLRTQKILTLDELGRRIALGNFQELNIIVKGDVDGSVEALSDSLIKLSTEQIQVNVIHKGVGAISESDVSLAAASDAIIVGFQVRPSGAAAKMAEQEGVDIRKYSVIYDAIEEVKAAMEGMLAPELKEQITATIEIREVFNITKVGLVAGAVVKTGKVKRSDKARLIRDGIVIFTGNINALKRFKDDVKEVGTNFECGISLVNCNDMKVGDMIETFEEIEVKQTL; this comes from the coding sequence ATGACGATAAGGTTAAACAAAGTTACAAGAGATTTGAATGTAGGAATCGCGACGGTAGTTGAGTTCCTGCAAAAGAAAGGGTATACCGTTGAGGCTAATCCTAATACCAAAATTAGTGAGGAGCAGTACGCTGTGCTCGTTAAAGAGTTTAGTACAGACAAGAACCTTAGACTTGAATCGGAGCGTTTCATCCAGGAACGTCAGAATAAGGAACGTAATAAGGCATCGGTATCTATCGAGGGCTTCGAGAAGCAGCAGGAGAAACCGAAGTCGGAAGATGTGATTAAGACAGTCGTACCGGAGGATGCACGTCCTAAGTTTAAACCTGTCGGAAAAATAGATTTGGATAAATTCAGCGGTCGGAGAACAGATAAAGTAGAAAAAGCGCCGGAAAAGAAAGTAGAACCTGTAGTAGAACAACCTGTGGTAGAGCAACCCGTTGCTGAAAAAACAGTCGTTGAGAAACCAGTGGTTGAATCCGAAGTGAAAAAGGAAGAGCCGAAAGTGGAAAAGGTGGAAGTAATTGCACCGAAACCTGCACCAGTAGAACAGCCAGTAGTAGCGCCGAAACCTGCAGTGGAGACAAAACCGGTAGAAGTTGAGAAAGTAGTAGTGGAAGAAGTAAAGAAAGAAGAGCCGAAGGTGGTAGAAACTGCACCTGTGAAGGCAGAAGAACGTAAAGTAGAAAGAACGGCAGAAGTAACTGCAACAGTGACAACTCCGACTGAAGAAAATGCGTCGAAAGAAAATGAGGTGTTTAAAATCCGTCAACCGGAACTGGGAGCGAAGATCAATGTCATCGGTCAGATTGACCTGGCTGCATTGAATCAGTCTACCCGTCCTAAGAAGAAATCGAAGGAAGAAAAACGCCGTGAACGCGAAGAAAAAGAAAAAGTTCGTCAGGATCAGAAGAAACTGATGAAGGAAGCTATCATCAAGGAAATCCGTAAAGAGGACAGTAAACAGGCAAAACCGGGCGTAAAAGATAATAATGCCGATGCTGCCAGAAAGAAACGGAATCGTATCAACAAAGAGAAGGTGGATGTCAACAATGTGGCAACTTCCAACTTTGCTGCTCCGAGACCCAATACTCAGACCGGTAAAGGTGGTGGCAACCATCCCCGTCCTCAGGGTCAAGGCCAGGGACAGGGCAATAATAATAACAACAACAAGAAGAATAATAATAAGGATCGCTTCAAGAAGCCGGTTATCAAGCAGGAGGTTAGCGAAGAAGATGTAGCAAAGCAGGTAAAAGAAACTTTGGCACGTCTGACAACCAAGGGTAAGAACAAGACTTCTAAGTACCGCAAGGAAAAACGTGAAATGGCTTCCAACCGTATGCAGGAACTGGAAGATCAGGAAATGGCAGAAAGCAAGGTACTGAAGCTGACTGAGTTCGTAACGGCTAACGAGTTGGCAACGATGATGGACGTATCAGTCAATCAGGTTATTGCAACTTGTATGAGTATCGGTATGATGGTTTCCATCAACCAGCGTCTGGATGCGGAAACAATTAATCTGGTAGCCGAAGAGTTTGGTTTCAAGACCGAATATGTAAGTGCGGAAGTGGCACAGGCTATCGTGGAAGAAGAAGATGCTCCGGAAGATTTGCAGCCACGTGCTCCAATCGTAACGGTGATGGGACACGTTGACCACGGTAAGACATCCTTGCTTGACTACATCCGTAAGGCGAATGTAATTGCCGGTGAAGCCGGAGGTATTACACAGCACATCGGTGCTTACAACGTACAGTTGGAAGACGGACGCCGTATTACGTTCCTGGATACTCCGGGTCATGAGGCGTTTACTGCTATGCGTGCCCGTGGTGCGAAAGTAACGGATATTGCGATCATTATTGTGGCAGCCGATGATAACGTGATGCCGCAGACGAAGGAAGCGATCAATCATGCGATGGCAGCAGGTGTACCTATTGTATTTGCAATCAATAAGGTAGATAAGCCGACTGCTAATCCGGACAAGATTAAAGAAGAACTGGCTGCAATGAACTATCTCGTGGAAGAATGGGGTGGTAAATACCAGTCACAAGATATCTCTGCCAAGAAAGGTATGGGTGTGGAAGATTTGATGGAAAAAGTATTGCTGGAAGCTGAAATGCTTGATTTGAAGGCAAATCCGAACCGTAATGCGACAGGGTCCATCATTGAATCTTCATTGGATAAGGGACGTGGTTATGTAGCTACGGTGCTGGTATCGAATGGTACTTTGAAAGTAGGAGATATTGTATTGGCAGGAACCAGCTACGGACGTGTGAAAGCCATGTTCAACGAACGTAATCAGCGCGTGAAAGAAGCGGGACCAGCCGAACCGGCATTGATTCTGGGACTGAACGGTGCTCCTGCTGCAGGTGATACGTTCCATGTAGTTGAAAGTGATCAGGAAGCCCGTGAAATCACGAATAAACGTGAACAGCTGGCTCGTGAACAAGGCTTGCGTACACAGAAGATCCTGACTTTGGACGAACTTGGCCGTCGTATTGCTTTGGGTAACTTCCAGGAATTGAACATCATCGTCAAAGGTGACGTGGACGGTTCTGTAGAAGCATTGAGCGACTCGTTGATCAAGTTGTCTACTGAACAGATCCAGGTAAATGTGATCCATAAAGGCGTGGGTGCTATCTCCGAATCGGATGTATCACTGGCTGCTGCTTCGGATGCGATTATCGTCGGATTCCAGGTACGTCCTTCGGGTGCTGCCGCTAAGATGGCGGAACAGGAAGGTGTCGATATCCGTAAGTACTCCGTCATCTACGATGCAATCGAGGAGGTGAAGGCCGCTATGGAAGGTATGTTAGCTCCGGAACTGAAAGAACAGATTACGGCTACGATCGAAATCCGCGAAGTGTTCAATATCACGAAAGTGGGACTTGTGGCTGGTGCGGTAGTGAAGACCGGAAAGGTGAAACGAAGCGACAAGGCTCGTCTGATCCGCGATGGTATCGTTATCTTCACCGGAAACATCAATGCACTGAAACGCTTCAAGGACGACGTGAAGGAAGTAGGTACAAACTTCGAGTGCGGTATCAGTCTGGTGAACTGCAACGACATGAAGGTAGGCGATATGATCGAGACATTCGAAGAAATAGAAGTGAAACAGACGTTATAA
- a CDS encoding CvpA family protein: protein MTTIDIIILIIIGAGVVAGFMKGFIRQLASILGLVVGLLAAKALYATLAEKLCPAVTDSMTVAQVLAFIVIWIAVPLIFTLVASLLTKAMEAISLGWLNRWLGSGLGALKFLLLTSLVICVIEFIDSDNKLISATKKSESLLYYPMETFAGIFFPAAKNITQQYILDNKDATRRTQ from the coding sequence ATGACAACGATTGATATAATTATCCTTATTATAATAGGTGCCGGTGTGGTGGCGGGCTTTATGAAAGGCTTTATCCGTCAGCTGGCTTCTATTCTGGGATTGGTCGTCGGTTTGCTGGCAGCAAAGGCTTTGTATGCAACGTTGGCGGAGAAGCTTTGTCCGGCTGTGACAGACTCGATGACGGTTGCACAGGTATTGGCTTTTATTGTCATCTGGATCGCTGTTCCGCTGATATTCACGTTAGTGGCGTCCTTGCTGACGAAAGCGATGGAAGCTATTTCACTGGGGTGGCTGAACCGTTGGCTGGGGAGTGGATTGGGAGCACTCAAATTTCTGTTGTTAACGAGCCTTGTGATCTGTGTGATAGAGTTTATCGATAGCGATAATAAGTTAATTAGTGCAACAAAAAAGAGCGAATCATTGTTATATTATCCTATGGAAACGTTTGCGGGAATCTTTTTCCCTGCTGCTAAGAATATAACGCAACAATATATATTAGATAATAAAGATGCAACAAGAAGAACCCAATAA
- the sufB gene encoding Fe-S cluster assembly protein SufB, which translates to MQQEEPNKYVKELTQEKYKYGFTTEVHTDVIERGLNEDVVRLISSKKDEPEWLLEFRLKAYRHWLTLEMPTWAHLRIPEIDYQAISYYADPTKKKEGPKSMDEVDPELIKTFNKLGIPLEEQMALSGMAVDAVMDSVSVKTTFKETLMEKGIIFCSFSEAVREHPDLVKKYMGSVVGYRDNFFAALNSAVFSDGSFVYIPKGVRCPMELSTYFRINARNTGQFERTLIVADDDSYVSYLEGCTAPMRDENQLHAAIVEIVVHDRAEVKYSTVQNWYPGDAEGKGGVYNFVTKRGNCKGVDSKLSWTQVETGSAITWKYPSCILTGDNSTAEFYSVAVTNNYQQADTGTKMIHLGKNTRSTIVSKGISAGHSENSYRGLVRVAEKADNARNYSQCDSLLLGDKCGAHTFPYMDIHNETAVVEHEATTSKISEDQIFYCNQRGIPTEDAIGLIVNGYAKEVLNKLPMEFAVEAQKLLTISLEGSVG; encoded by the coding sequence ATGCAACAAGAAGAACCCAATAAATATGTAAAGGAACTGACGCAGGAGAAGTATAAATATGGCTTCACCACGGAAGTACACACCGATGTTATTGAGCGTGGACTCAACGAAGATGTAGTTCGTCTGATTTCATCGAAAAAAGATGAACCCGAATGGCTGCTGGAGTTCCGACTGAAAGCGTATCGCCATTGGCTGACGCTGGAAATGCCGACTTGGGCACATCTCCGTATTCCGGAGATTGATTATCAGGCAATTTCGTACTATGCCGATCCGACGAAGAAGAAAGAAGGACCGAAGAGTATGGATGAAGTAGATCCGGAACTGATAAAGACATTCAATAAACTGGGGATTCCTTTGGAAGAACAGATGGCATTGAGCGGAATGGCTGTGGATGCAGTGATGGACTCGGTATCTGTAAAGACTACTTTCAAAGAGACACTGATGGAGAAAGGCATTATATTCTGCTCTTTTAGTGAAGCGGTACGGGAACATCCGGACCTTGTGAAGAAGTATATGGGCTCGGTAGTAGGCTATCGGGATAACTTCTTTGCTGCTTTGAACTCGGCCGTGTTCTCTGACGGTTCTTTCGTTTACATACCGAAGGGAGTACGCTGCCCGATGGAGCTTTCTACCTATTTCCGTATCAATGCCCGTAATACGGGACAGTTTGAACGTACGCTGATTGTGGCGGACGACGATTCGTATGTATCTTATCTGGAGGGATGTACCGCACCGATGCGTGATGAAAATCAGTTGCATGCGGCTATCGTGGAGATTGTGGTACATGATCGTGCAGAAGTGAAATACAGTACGGTTCAGAACTGGTATCCGGGTGATGCCGAAGGTAAAGGTGGAGTCTACAACTTTGTGACGAAACGCGGCAACTGCAAAGGGGTGGACAGCAAACTGTCCTGGACACAGGTGGAAACCGGTTCGGCTATCACGTGGAAGTACCCTTCCTGCATATTGACAGGCGATAATTCGACGGCTGAGTTTTATTCTGTAGCTGTGACAAATAATTATCAGCAGGCAGATACCGGAACAAAAATGATTCATCTGGGAAAGAATACCCGCAGCACGATTGTCAGCAAAGGTATCTCTGCCGGACATAGCGAGAACTCTTATCGCGGACTGGTACGTGTAGCTGAAAAAGCCGATAATGCACGAAATTACAGCCAGTGTGACTCTTTGCTGCTGGGCGACAAATGTGGTGCGCATACTTTCCCGTATATGGATATCCATAATGAGACGGCTGTGGTGGAGCATGAGGCGACTACCAGCAAGATCAGCGAAGATCAGATATTCTATTGCAATCAGCGGGGTATCCCGACGGAGGATGCTATCGGGCTGATTGTTAACGGATATGCGAAAGAAGTATTAAATAAACTTCCGATGGAGTTTGCAGTGGAAGCACAGAAGTTGCTTACTATTTCGTTGGAAGGAAGCGTGGGATAA
- the sufC gene encoding Fe-S cluster assembly ATPase SufC encodes MLEIKDLHASINGKEILKGINLTVKPGEVHAIMGPNGSGKSTLSSVLVGNPAFEVTKGSVTFYGKNLLELSPEDRSHEGIFLSFQYPVEIPGVSMVNFMRAAVNEQRKYKGLPALTASEFLKLMREKRAVVELDNKLANRSVNEGFSGGEKKRNEIFQMAMLEPRLSILDETDSGLDIDALRIVAEGVNKLKTPETSTIVITHYQRLLDYIKPDIVHVLYKGRIVKTAGPELALELEEKGYDWIKKEVGE; translated from the coding sequence ATGTTAGAGATAAAAGACCTGCATGCCAGCATTAATGGCAAAGAGATATTGAAAGGTATTAACCTGACGGTGAAACCGGGCGAAGTACATGCGATAATGGGGCCGAACGGTTCCGGAAAGAGTACGCTTTCTTCTGTTCTGGTGGGAAATCCTGCTTTTGAGGTGACAAAAGGTTCGGTCACTTTCTATGGCAAGAATCTGCTGGAGTTGAGTCCGGAAGACCGTAGTCATGAAGGTATTTTCCTTAGTTTCCAGTATCCGGTAGAAATCCCCGGAGTAAGCATGGTGAACTTCATGAGGGCGGCTGTCAATGAACAGCGCAAGTATAAAGGTCTGCCTGCGTTGACTGCCAGCGAATTTCTGAAACTGATGCGTGAGAAGCGTGCCGTAGTCGAACTGGACAATAAACTTGCCAATCGTTCGGTGAATGAAGGTTTCTCCGGTGGTGAGAAGAAGCGTAACGAGATCTTCCAGATGGCAATGCTGGAGCCGCGTCTGAGCATTCTTGACGAGACAGACTCCGGTCTGGATATTGATGCCCTTCGTATTGTAGCGGAAGGCGTGAATAAGCTCAAGACTCCCGAAACAAGTACGATCGTCATCACTCACTATCAGCGTCTGCTCGATTATATCAAACCGGATATAGTGCACGTACTCTATAAAGGTCGTATTGTGAAAACTGCCGGGCCGGAACTAGCCTTGGAACTGGAAGAAAAGGGATACGATTGGATTAAGAAAGAAGTAGGAGAATAA